The sequence CAATCTCAGTTGGCCCCCGTTCCGGTGCCCACCCCGTGGCGACCGAGCAGATCAAGGAACTCACTGGCCCTGAACGGCTTGGACAGAACATCATCCACCGCGGCGCTGCCGGCGCTCCCTTTGATACTCTCCGGCGAAATCGAACTCCCCGTCAGCACCGCCAGCATGTCCGGGTAGCGCTGCTTGATGGAATTGATCAGCGTCACGCCGTCCATGTCCGACAGCCGGTAGTCCGTGATTACCGCGTCGATGGTGCCGTTCTCCAGTTCGCGCATGGCCGCCTTGGCGTGCGGGACGTGAAAGGGAAGGCACTGACTGTAGCTCAGGGCGTCGGCGAGCGTGTTCCGGAACTCCTCGTCTTCATCGACGATAAGAACCCTCGGCATCCGCGACGCGAAGCTGTCCACCTTGCGGGCCAGCGCGTTTTCAATCAGTTGCTCTATCTGGGAGATGCGAAAGGGTTTGGCCAGGAAACCGTCCGGCGACGCCTGGCCGATGATGTCGCGCGTCGCCACGCCCGTTATGAAAAGCACCGGCATCCTGGCGTAATGGCGCCGTACTTTCTTCAGAAGCTGCAGGCCGTCCACGTCCGGCATCCTGATGTCGGTGATCATCAGGCTGTAACTGGACTCCCTGAGCTTCGCCAGCGCCTCCACGCCGCCGGAAGCCCCCACCGCCTCATAGCCTATGGTGTCCAGCGTGTCTACCAGCAGTTCCAGCAGATCAGCGTCGTCATCAACCACCAGGATCTTCGGTTTGCGTTCTCTCGGGTTCATGACCTGATAAGTTTGAGTAGTTGTGCCGTTTTCTCGTTGAGCAGCGGCTGGGTATCGGCCTCGACGTTGAGTCTCAGGAGCGGCTCCGTGTTGGAGGGCCGGACGTTGAACCACCAGTGCTCGTACTGGACGGTCAGGCCGTCCAGCGTGTCTTGTTCTCCGTCATCGTAGGCTCTCCTGATGGCCTCGATCTTCTCCGGGATTGATTTGACCCGGCTGTTCTGCTCGCCCGAGCGGAAGTAGGGGTCGATATCCCTGACCATCTCGTGCAGCGGGCGATTCTCCCTTGATATCAGTTCCAGGCACACCAGCAGGGCGATCATTCCGGAATCGGCAAACCAGTTGTCGCGAAAGTAGAAATGCCCCGAGTGTTCGCCACCGAAGATGGCGTTGTGCCGTTTCATGAGCGGTTTGATCAGGGCGTGGCCTACCCGCGTACGGATGGCCCTGCCGCCCGACCTTGCCACCAGTTCCGGCACCGCCCGGGAGCAAATAAGATTGTACAGGATGGTCTCACCGGGGTGCCTGGCCAGCAGCGATTTGGCCACCAGCGCCGTCACCATGTCTCCCCCGAGTTGTTTGCCGAACCTGTCCAGCAGAAACATCCGGTCGGCATCGCCGTCGAACGCCACCCCGAAATCCGCCCCCTTCTGCGCAATCTCCTTCTGGAGATCGACCAGGTTTTCCAACTCGATGGGGGAGGCCGGGTGATTGGGGAAGGTGCCGTCCAGCTCGAAGTACAGGGGCATCACCTTCACCGGCAGTTCTTTCAGGACGGGCGGGAGGGTGTAGCCGGCCATACCGTTGCCGGCATCGATGACGATGCTGAACGGCTTGACCGTCGCCGGGTCGATGAAGGAAAGGCAGTGCCGGGCGTAATCGCTGGAAATGTCCCTGCGGACAATCATTCCTTTGGAGGGCGCCTGCTCCAGGTAGGCATCGTTCTGGATCATCTCGAGGATCTGCTTCAGACCCTCCTGGCCTGAAAGCGGCTCCGCGTTCTGGCGGCACATTTTAAAGCCGTTATACTGTCGGGGGTTGTGGCTGGCCGTGATCATTACGCCGCCATCGAAACCGTACTTGCCGACCGCGAAGTAGAGCCCGTCGGTTGAGATCAGCCCCAGGTCGATCACGTCCACGCCGTTGGCGTTGATTCCGCGGGCCAGAGCGTCGAACAACTCATCGGAACTGCTCCGCATGTCCCGCCCCACGGCGATTGCTTTCGGCTTGAGAAACCGGGCCAGGGCGGCTCCGATCATAAAGGACGTGTCACCGTGAAGCTGGTCAGGATAGGTTCCCCTGATGTCGTACGCTTTGAATATAGAAGGATCGATGGCCATCCGTGGTCCCCTTCCCATCACAGCCCGGCGACATTCTCGCCCGGACTGACTGGTCCACCTGATACACCCTATGGCAAGCCCGGTTCCAAATCAACAAGAACTTTGGGAGGCCGTTGTTCGAAAACGTTAAGATGTTTGGTGACAACAGGATGTGCGGTCAATCTGGTCAAAAGGCTGGGCTCAGCGGGATCCACGGACTCGCCACCATAGATGCTGACGGCATAAGGCGGAAAAGAAGACCCGCGATGTCGGGCTGGTTATTCGGTGGAGGTCCGCCGGCCGACGAACAGGTTGTAGACCCATCCGAATATCGCGCCGCATATCAGGCCGTCGACCAGCCCCCAGATCAGTCCGACCAGGCTGCCAAGGGGGGTGATGCTGTATCCGCGATAGATCCTGCCTATTATGGTGGTCTCTGCACTGGCGCCGTCGAAGAGTATCATCCACCAGGTGCAGCCGAATACGGCAAGCCCCCAGAGCAGGCTCGATGTGAGAGCCAGTGCCTTGACGTTGAGTTTCATCGTGACCTCCGGTGTTCTCCTGGTGTTGGCAGTTGCCGACCGTTTCAATCATCATATGCCGCCGCGCTTTTTCATAGCTTTATCAGAAGCGCGGTCGGCCTGCTTGGACCGCCGGTGCCGGTGCAGTGGCCTATCGGCGCGAAGAGAAGCGCATGACGATGGGTCCGACCAGGGTTTCGAAGTCGCGGTATTTCAGCTTGATCAGTTCCGTGTGCGATCCGGCATTGAAAGCGATCTCGTCCTCTTCAGCCAGGCTTTCGGCCACGTAAACCTCCATACCGTAGAGATTTCCAAACGGTGGCATGGCGCCCAGTTCGCACTCCGGGAACATGTCCTTGAACTCCTGTTCGCTGGCCAGCTCCACCTTCTGAGCCATTGCCGCCTCTTTCAGCAGGTCGAAATCCACCTTGTAGGAGGCGGGCAGTACGGCCATGGCCATCTTGCCGTCCAGCTTGATCATCACCGTCTTGGCCAGATCCTTACCGGGGACGTGGGCCGTTGCGGCGATCGTCTGAGCCGTGTAAGCCGGCGAGTGGCTCATCGTCACGTAGCTGATGTTGTTCTTTTCCAGAAACTGCTTGAGCTTCTTCACGGGCATCGCGATATCCTCCTTGGGTTGTAGTTTTCTTCCTGTTACGAACGTGCGTCCTCTTTACCTGACGTGCGCTCTCGGGCGGCGCCCGAGAAGTCCGGCCAACGATGGAAGAGACGGTGTCCCACGCAACGTGAGACGTTCGTTCACAATAGTAATGAATGACTGCGGGCCAGGAAGATATTACGATCGGCAAAGACCACGAGCCGTGTTACTGGATGCGGTCGGCTCGCCGGCCCGTTAGTGTATAGAATAGACGTATTCGTGCTCGTCGATCAAGCGATTTTTTGCCTGAGGCCACTGATACCGGCCTGCCGCCCGATGTGGCACCGGGGCACTCACGGTGCGAGGCGCAGAATGATGCCCCGCTCGCCCACGCAGTAGACATGGCCGCCCGCCGTGCCCCGGATTCCGGTAAGCCGAAAATCCGTGCCGGTCGCCATCGGAGTCCAGTCGCGGCCGTCGTAACGTACGATGACACCGTCGGTTCCGGCCGCAAAGACGTCGTCGGCCGAGCGGCCGCTGACGGTCAGAAGATCCTCGGTCGTAACGGCCGGCATCCGGCTCCAGCTCTCGCCGTCATAGTGCAGGATGGTACCGGCCCAGCTGACTGCCCAGACGTCACTCGATGACGATCCCCATATGTCGGTTATCGTCTCAGGTGTGGAAGGGGGGAGTTCCAGCAGACTGATTTCAGACCATGTGCCGCTCTGGTAGTGAAGTCGTGTACGCTCGCCCGTGGCATAGATGTCGTCCCCGGAGCTTCCCCAGATGCTGGACACGATCGGGCCGATGGGTCCGGATGCCTTGCTGTAAGCAACGCTCCACTGGGTGCCGTCATAATGGACGATTATTCCGCTGGAGAAGTTCTCCCTGCCCACGGCCCAGAGGTTGGAATCGGAAGTCCCCCATATGTCTCTTAGCGACAACGTACCCGATACCGTAACCTCGTTCCATCCGGTGCCGTCGTAGTGCAGGACCTTGCCGTGTAAGCCGTCGCTGCCGACCGCGTATACGTCATCGGGTGAAAGACCGAACACGCCGTAAAGCGTGGCCGCCGTGCCGCTGTTCATGACCGACCACTGGTCTCCATCATAGTTAACGATGGTGCCGAGATTCCCGACCGCAAAGACGTCATCGTCGGTGCTTGCCCAGACGGCCCGAAGGTCCTCCGATACCACTGAGTAGTATTCGTTCCTCGTCCAGGAACTTCCGTCGTAGCGCAGTATGGTCGCCTGCGAGCCGACGGCACTGACGTTACTCTCGTCGCGGGCCCACACGCCGAACAGCGCCGTTCCTTCGTAAGCGGTCATTTGACTCCAGGACTCGCCGTCGTGCCTCAGGACCTGGCCGGCGGTTGTGACGGCAAAGACGGCCGTATCCGCAAGGCACCACATGTCGGTGATTCGGCCGCTCGTGGGCGGGCGCTCGAGAATCCACTGGCTGCCGTCGTAGTGACGAACGGAGCCGACTGAGCCGAACGCGAACATATTGCTGTCGGACGTTCCCCAGATGCCGCCGAAATAGTCGGCGGTGTCGAAAACCTGCATCCACTGGGCACCGTCGTACTCGTATATGCTTCCTTCTCTCGAGGAAAGGAATGCGCTGCCCGACGGGGCGACCCACACGCCGGTGAAATCCTCGATGATACTGGTTGATATCAGATCCCATACGATTCCGTCGAAATGAACGACGCGCCCCCCGTCGCCCACGGCGAAGACATGGGAGGACGAAGTGCCGTGGACAGACTGCAGGTCATAGGACGTCACGCTGGAGTCTATGTGCCACGAGGAACCGTTATCCTGGAGCAGTCCGCGGGCAACCAGCCCTCGTCCGCCCACCGCGAACGCCCGATCATCCGGGCTCTTGTAGATGGCCGAAAAGTGGTTATCTGCCTCGCGCAACACCCGCGTCAGGACGGAACCGTCGTAGTGGAAAATCCCTCCGCCGAGGCTGGTGATATACATGTCGTCCGGTGACCTTCCCCAAACGTCGCTGAAGAACTGAAGTGTCGGCGGGCCGCTGACACGCTGCCACGTCGCCTCGGGCGGTATCGGTTCGGAAGGTTTCGTAACGTCATCCCCGCAGGCACCGAGGAACAACAACAGTGCCCAGAGCGGAATCAGTATCAGTGTGTGATAGCCGCGAACGAGGTGTTTGGCCGGCATGATTACCTCCGTTGGTGCGAGATTCGTTTGAGCCGCACACCGCACGTCCAGGCACCTGAACTGAGGCGCCCGGGCGGGGCTGGCGCCAGGCCCTGGTCGTACTATACACCTGACGAGCGGGCGAATCAATCCGCCCATCACTTTTGTGAGTCGATTCTCGCCCTGACCTCCTCCCACGACCCGGTGATAAGGAAACTCTCGTCCATGTTACGGACCATCGATACCAGCCTGGCCCAGGGGACTGCGAACGTGAGCACTCGCGACGGCACACAGGGTCGGGCCGAGACATCAAACATGCCAAGCACCGCCCGTGGTTCCTGCGAAAGCCCCTCCTGATATGGGGAATACACGATCGATGCACACCCGGCGCACATGGGTGCAATCACGCCGTGGGGGTGGGGGATGTCGAAATTCGCCAGCGTGAACAGGCCGGAAAGTACATCCGGGGTGGCAAAGAACACGGCGGCCACCGGGTCGTCCCGTTCTTCCAGCAGGTCCCATCTCTTGAACACTATGTACCGGCCCGGCGCGTCAAACGTCGACTGGTGCTTCAGCAGCTCGTTCACCAGTTCCGGTGATTTCTTGTACCGCTCGCCTTCCAGTTGACCCGGTATCCCGCATGACAGGAAGTACTCGAACTGCGGACGAAGCTCCTGGGTGAAGCCCAGGTATCTCTGGCCTCCTCCGCAGCCGATGCTGTCCAGTTCGAAGCAGACCGTCTTTCCGTTCCGAACCTTCGCGAGATCGCAGATGATGCACCGATGCCCGGTTGGTTTCGATGCAGCTTCACCGTGTCCTTTCTCATCGGTGTAGTAGAAGACGACCGGCAGTTCCGCGCCGGGGAAGTATCGTTCCCATTGCCGAATGAACTCTTGCTTGAACGTCATCGTGTCCACTTCACTCCTCCTCGGCCGGCCTGTCGGCCACGTCTGTCTCCAGGGTGCTTATCCATAGACCTTTCGTCGGCTGCCTGCAAATCTCGGGAATCAGGGATACCAGCGGCGGCGGTCGCAGCTTTGCCTCTTTGAGTCTGTCGACGGGTTGCCATGAGAATTCGAGATCGGCCTCGCGGGATGACGGCACCTCCGGATACGTGATATTCAGAAGGCGCGCGGTGAACAACTGGTTCAACTCATGGTGCATCCGGCCGCCCTCATGCCAGGTGTGCTCAATGACACCGACAAACGCGCCGATCTCGGCCCGGCCGTCGAACTCTTCCCGCAGTTCCCGCGCGATAGCGGCCCGGACGCTCTCGCCGTGTTCCACGTGGCCGCCCGGGAGATGCGTGTGCTCATCCGTAATCTCACGAGCCAGCAGGATATGGCCCCGGCTGATTATTGCTGCCCTGCCTATGATCTCGATCTCTGCCATAGCCCTTCCGTGACGTAATCCGGGATCGTTCGTTCCCTCAGCCCGGGCGGGGTGCCTTGTGAACAAGGATGAATTCTCGCGCCAGCCGGCCGATCTCACGCGCCACGTCCTCGGAGAGGTGCACCTTCTCCAGTGACTCGCGGTCCACGTCCGTACTCTTCTCGTAGGTCGCCTCCAGGATGGCGAAATCGGCCCCCCGCACCAACTCTTTCAGTCCGGGGCAATTGCCCGTATCACCGGTTATCGCGACCGTGTCTCCTTCACAGGTAATGCGGTACCCCAGGGCCGGTACCGGCTCGAGCGCGTCAGATCCCTCAATGCTTCCGCAGTGAACCACGGGGTAGGCAACGATAGACATCCCGACGATTTGCAGGCATGAGCCGGGCTGCAACTCCCGGTAATTGATGGAGAACGGAACCGTACCATGATAGCACCGCCTGAACAGGTCAACGGCGCGGGGCACCTCCACGCAACCGGCCGGGGCGTAAATCGGCACCGCGTCCGTCCTGCCGACCATCCGCAGGAACCCGAGCAGCGAGTGCAACCCGCCCATGTGATCGAAATGGCCGTGGGTGAAAAGAATGCCACGGAGGCTCTCAAGGTCCAGACCGCCGGACAGGATATCTCTGAGCGCTCCGTCGCCGGTATCAACGAGCAGGGCACCGGTGCGGTTGCTCAGCCAGATATGCTGGGCTACTCCGGCCGCCGAGAATAAGACCCTGACGTTCAGACTCGTGCCGCGCCATGTCCGGAAGTCAGTTTCTCGATTCTGCATCAACCTGTCTCGTTGGGGCCGTGTCTTCGGCCGTGCCTGTACGTTGCCGACGTGACCAAGGTACTATAAGTCCATCCGTCTTTCAAGTTCCCTGAATCGGCGGTCGTCTCGGTATTGAAAGTGCTCAAGCCGCGATGACAGGTCGGGGGTCGGTATCTCTCCGGATTCTCTTCTTGACAGCCGAATGCGGGTCCGGATATATTTCGTCAATTGGCGAAATGGCGAATTGAATTATGAACGATTTTCCTGCTGTTAACCTGTTCAGGGCCCTCGGTGACGAAAGCAGGCTTCGTGCCGTCCTCGTGTTGAGGCGGCACGAACTGTGTGTCTGCCAGATTGTGGAACTCCTGGGCCTGGCGCCGTCCACTGTCTCGAAACACCTGGCTATTCTCAGGGAGGCCGGGCTGATCGAGGCCCGGAAAATGGGCCGGTGGGTGCACTACCGCACAGCGCCGGCACCGGGTGGAGGCCTGCCGGGGGATCAGCTTTCAGCCATTCTGGATTCTCTGGCGACCACACGCCCGGCGCATCGGGACGACCGGAGACTGAAAGAGATACTCAAGCTTGACCCGGAGGTGCTGTGCGAGAAGCAAAGACGCGGCTGAAAGTGCTGTTCCTCTGTACCGGGAACTCCTGCCGCAGCCAGATGGCCGAAGGATGGGCAAGGCACCTCCTGCCGGACGTTCTCGAGGCACGGTCCGCAGGGACAGAGAAGCGCGGGCTTGATCCCGTGGCCGTCAAGGTGATGGCGGAACGGGGAGTCGATATCTCCGGTCATAAGTCCAAGATGTTGGCAGAAGTGGCAGGCGTGGATTTCGACTACGTGATTACCGTGTGCGCCGACGCCGACGCAAACTGCCCGGTTTTTCCCGGTCGGACGATCAAAATCCACCGGGGTTTCGACGACCCGCCGGCGCTGGCCGGGGACGCGAAGACGGACGAGGATGCTCTCAGGGAATATCGTCGCGTGCGGGACGAGATCCGCGACTTTGTGAAGACGCTGCCGGAATTGTCTGGCACGGTCAGGCGGGAATAACGCACCCGCTCATAGTTGTGCCGGCAGCCGCGCGCAAGCGAGGATACGGCCAATTGATATACTCGAGGAAGGACCTGCCATGTCAGCACCCGTTATGGTTACAAAGCGGCTGAGGCTGCTTGACAGATATCTGACGGTGTGGATTTTCCTGGCCATGGGCCTGGGCGTGCTGCTGGGGTATGCCGTCACCGGCATTGAGCAGTTCATCGACACGTTTCAGGTGGGCACGACCAATATCCCCATCGCCATCGGCCTGATTCTCATGATGTACCCGCCGCTGGCCAAGGTCAGGTACGAGGCTATCGGCACGGTCTTCCGAAACGTTCGCGTGCTGCTGTTATCTCTGGTTCAGAACTGGGTTGTCGGGCCGCTCGTAATGTTTGCTCTGGCCGTTGTTTTCCTGTACGACCTGCCGGATTACGCCGTCGGACTTATCATGGTAGG comes from Acidobacteriota bacterium and encodes:
- a CDS encoding response regulator; the protein is MNPRERKPKILVVDDDADLLELLVDTLDTIGYEAVGASGGVEALAKLRESSYSLMITDIRMPDVDGLQLLKKVRRHYARMPVLFITGVATRDIIGQASPDGFLAKPFRISQIEQLIENALARKVDSFASRMPRVLIVDEDEEFRNTLADALSYSQCLPFHVPHAKAAMRELENGTIDAVITDYRLSDMDGVTLINSIKQRYPDMLAVLTGSSISPESIKGSAGSAAVDDVLSKPFRASEFLDLLGRHGVGTGTGAN
- a CDS encoding phosphomannomutase/phosphoglucomutase, which codes for MAIDPSIFKAYDIRGTYPDQLHGDTSFMIGAALARFLKPKAIAVGRDMRSSSDELFDALARGINANGVDVIDLGLISTDGLYFAVGKYGFDGGVMITASHNPRQYNGFKMCRQNAEPLSGQEGLKQILEMIQNDAYLEQAPSKGMIVRRDISSDYARHCLSFIDPATVKPFSIVIDAGNGMAGYTLPPVLKELPVKVMPLYFELDGTFPNHPASPIELENLVDLQKEIAQKGADFGVAFDGDADRMFLLDRFGKQLGGDMVTALVAKSLLARHPGETILYNLICSRAVPELVARSGGRAIRTRVGHALIKPLMKRHNAIFGGEHSGHFYFRDNWFADSGMIALLVCLELISRENRPLHEMVRDIDPYFRSGEQNSRVKSIPEKIEAIRRAYDDGEQDTLDGLTVQYEHWWFNVRPSNTEPLLRLNVEADTQPLLNEKTAQLLKLIRS
- a CDS encoding bacteriophage holin yields the protein MKLNVKALALTSSLLWGLAVFGCTWWMILFDGASAETTIIGRIYRGYSITPLGSLVGLIWGLVDGLICGAIFGWVYNLFVGRRTSTE
- a CDS encoding YbaK/EbsC family protein — translated: MPVKKLKQFLEKNNISYVTMSHSPAYTAQTIAATAHVPGKDLAKTVMIKLDGKMAMAVLPASYKVDFDLLKEAAMAQKVELASEQEFKDMFPECELGAMPPFGNLYGMEVYVAESLAEEDEIAFNAGSHTELIKLKYRDFETLVGPIVMRFSSRR
- a CDS encoding DUF169 domain-containing protein, which translates into the protein MTFKQEFIRQWERYFPGAELPVVFYYTDEKGHGEAASKPTGHRCIICDLAKVRNGKTVCFELDSIGCGGGQRYLGFTQELRPQFEYFLSCGIPGQLEGERYKKSPELVNELLKHQSTFDAPGRYIVFKRWDLLEERDDPVAAVFFATPDVLSGLFTLANFDIPHPHGVIAPMCAGCASIVYSPYQEGLSQEPRAVLGMFDVSARPCVPSRVLTFAVPWARLVSMVRNMDESFLITGSWEEVRARIDSQK
- a CDS encoding NUDIX domain-containing protein gives rise to the protein MAEIEIIGRAAIISRGHILLAREITDEHTHLPGGHVEHGESVRAAIARELREEFDGRAEIGAFVGVIEHTWHEGGRMHHELNQLFTARLLNITYPEVPSSREADLEFSWQPVDRLKEAKLRPPPLVSLIPEICRQPTKGLWISTLETDVADRPAEEE
- a CDS encoding MBL fold metallo-hydrolase translates to MQNRETDFRTWRGTSLNVRVLFSAAGVAQHIWLSNRTGALLVDTGDGALRDILSGGLDLESLRGILFTHGHFDHMGGLHSLLGFLRMVGRTDAVPIYAPAGCVEVPRAVDLFRRCYHGTVPFSINYRELQPGSCLQIVGMSIVAYPVVHCGSIEGSDALEPVPALGYRITCEGDTVAITGDTGNCPGLKELVRGADFAILEATYEKSTDVDRESLEKVHLSEDVAREIGRLAREFILVHKAPRPG
- a CDS encoding metalloregulator ArsR/SmtB family transcription factor; amino-acid sequence: MNDFPAVNLFRALGDESRLRAVLVLRRHELCVCQIVELLGLAPSTVSKHLAILREAGLIEARKMGRWVHYRTAPAPGGGLPGDQLSAILDSLATTRPAHRDDRRLKEILKLDPEVLCEKQRRG
- a CDS encoding arsenate reductase ArsC yields the protein MREAKTRLKVLFLCTGNSCRSQMAEGWARHLLPDVLEARSAGTEKRGLDPVAVKVMAERGVDISGHKSKMLAEVAGVDFDYVITVCADADANCPVFPGRTIKIHRGFDDPPALAGDAKTDEDALREYRRVRDEIRDFVKTLPELSGTVRRE